From the genome of Streptosporangiales bacterium, one region includes:
- a CDS encoding amylo-alpha-1,6-glucosidase has translation MLHDLTTCLRAPTAVLSAADGQVRATGAQGVFHADVRALAQATLTVDGAEPVPLTATYEGPGEVLFVAVAQSGLRVHRRRLATADGVVEEIELPSRAAEVRTVAVRVAVASDLAEMHVVRRAVPTAPVPPELADGALVWSGPDGLRVSLTGPDARLEVDGTGAALTWAVQLPARGTATVGWRLVVTDPGRVVGPAGDRPWPLPRVVADDRRLPALVERSLADLDTLRLATARRPDAQFLAAGAPWYFTLFGRDSLWAARMLLPLGTDLAAGTLHTLADLQGTRHDQSTGEAPGKIPHELRRGTSTVDDADGIVLPPVYYGTVDATCLWILLLHDAWRWGFADATVRELLPALEAAVGWLLDHADPDGDGFLEYVDESGRGLANQGWKDSADAVRFRDGRLAEGPIALCEVQGYAHEAALAAAALLDAFDRQGAQRLTTYAAELAAAFRRQFWVADAAGSYPALALDRTKRPVDAVTSNIGHLLGTGLLTGAEARLVAQRLRGADMRSGYGLRTISAADGGYDPLSYHCGSVWPHDTAIVALGLMREGLHADAVALAAALLESAPTFAYRLPELYAGDGRAEVSRPVPYPTACFPQAWAAASAVSAVQVLLGLAPDVPSGELTTLTGGAPPVGALRVDGLRVDGQPLTVALDREGDPVEVAVASTRLRHRRRDAILAD, from the coding sequence ATGCTGCACGACCTGACCACCTGCCTGCGCGCGCCGACCGCCGTGCTGAGCGCGGCCGACGGACAGGTGCGTGCGACCGGGGCGCAGGGCGTGTTCCACGCGGACGTCCGGGCGCTCGCCCAGGCCACGCTGACCGTCGACGGCGCCGAGCCGGTGCCGCTGACGGCGACCTACGAGGGGCCGGGTGAGGTGCTGTTCGTCGCCGTAGCGCAGTCCGGGCTGCGGGTGCACCGCCGGCGGCTGGCGACGGCCGACGGCGTGGTCGAGGAGATCGAGCTACCGTCCCGCGCTGCCGAGGTACGTACCGTCGCGGTGCGCGTGGCGGTGGCCAGCGACCTGGCGGAGATGCACGTCGTGCGCCGCGCTGTCCCCACCGCGCCGGTGCCACCCGAGCTGGCCGACGGTGCGCTGGTCTGGTCCGGGCCGGACGGGCTGCGGGTGTCGCTGACCGGCCCCGACGCCCGGCTGGAGGTGGACGGTACGGGCGCCGCGTTGACCTGGGCCGTCCAGCTGCCGGCGCGCGGCACGGCCACCGTGGGCTGGCGGCTGGTGGTCACCGATCCCGGCCGGGTGGTCGGGCCAGCCGGTGACCGGCCCTGGCCGCTGCCGCGGGTGGTGGCGGACGACCGGCGGCTGCCGGCGCTCGTCGAGCGGTCGCTGGCCGACCTGGACACGCTGCGCCTGGCCACCGCACGCCGCCCGGACGCGCAGTTCCTCGCCGCAGGCGCGCCGTGGTACTTCACCCTGTTCGGCCGCGACAGCCTGTGGGCCGCACGGATGCTGCTGCCGCTCGGCACCGACCTGGCGGCCGGCACCCTTCACACGCTGGCCGACCTGCAGGGCACGAGGCACGACCAGTCGACCGGTGAGGCGCCCGGCAAGATCCCGCACGAGCTGCGGCGCGGCACGTCCACCGTGGACGACGCCGACGGGATCGTGCTGCCGCCGGTGTACTACGGCACCGTCGACGCCACCTGCCTGTGGATCCTGCTGCTGCACGACGCGTGGCGGTGGGGGTTCGCGGATGCGACCGTGCGGGAGCTGCTCCCGGCGCTGGAGGCGGCGGTCGGCTGGCTGCTCGACCACGCCGACCCGGACGGCGACGGCTTCCTCGAGTACGTGGACGAGTCCGGCCGCGGGCTGGCGAACCAGGGCTGGAAGGACTCCGCGGACGCCGTGCGGTTCCGTGACGGCCGGCTGGCCGAGGGGCCGATCGCGCTGTGCGAGGTGCAGGGCTACGCGCACGAGGCCGCACTCGCCGCCGCGGCGCTGCTGGACGCGTTCGACCGCCAGGGCGCGCAGCGGCTGACCACGTACGCGGCCGAGCTGGCCGCCGCGTTCCGCCGGCAGTTCTGGGTGGCGGACGCGGCCGGCAGCTACCCGGCGCTCGCGCTCGACCGCACCAAACGGCCGGTCGACGCGGTCACGAGCAACATCGGCCACCTGCTCGGCACCGGCCTGCTGACCGGAGCCGAGGCGCGGCTGGTGGCGCAGCGGCTGCGCGGCGCGGACATGCGGTCCGGCTACGGGCTGCGCACCATTTCGGCGGCGGACGGCGGCTACGACCCGCTGTCGTACCACTGTGGTTCTGTGTGGCCGCACGACACGGCGATCGTCGCGCTCGGCCTGATGCGCGAGGGGCTGCACGCCGACGCGGTGGCGCTGGCCGCCGCCCTGCTCGAGTCTGCGCCCACGTTCGCGTACCGGCTGCCCGAGCTGTACGCGGGCGACGGCCGGGCGGAGGTGAGCCGACCGGTGCCGTACCCGACCGCGTGCTTCCCGCAGGCGTGGGCGGCGGCGTCGGCCGTGAGTGCGGTGCAGGTGCTGCTCGGCCTGGCGCCGGACGTGCCGTCCGGCGAGCTGACGACGCTGACCGGAGGAGCCCCGCCGGTCGGTGCGCTGCGCGTCGACGGCCTGCGGGTGGACGGTCAGCCGCTGACCGTCGCGCTCGACCGCGAGGGCGACCCGGTCGAGGTCGCGGTGGCGTCGACGCGGCTGCGGCACCGCAGGCGCGACGCGATCCTGGCGGACTGA
- a CDS encoding acyl-CoA desaturase yields MSLAPAVERPTRASTFPPLRRRIKESGLLRRRPGYYVGMLAMNLISIGAVAAAMLAIGPSWWALLLAVPAAILTGRTGFVGHDAGHEQISSKHKVNQFVGLLHGNLILGMSYGWWNRKHSAHHANPNHHELDPDVQVGALAWSKDHARGRESGVTKWLTRNQAYLFFPMLLLEGFNLKLSSIVALRERTRNQRIIEIALLVAHTVGYVGFLLLVLTPLQALVFALVHHMLFGLHLGMAFAPNHKGMPAPEPGQEWDHLQRQVLTSRNVRGGVLTDWFLGGLNYQIEHHLFPSMPRANLPKAVPIVRQYCAEIGVPYAEASIVGSYREAIEYLHEVGEPLRLDF; encoded by the coding sequence ATGTCGCTAGCCCCTGCCGTCGAGCGCCCCACGAGGGCGAGTACGTTCCCGCCGCTGCGGCGACGGATCAAGGAGAGCGGCCTGTTGCGCCGCCGTCCCGGATACTACGTCGGCATGCTCGCCATGAACCTGATCTCGATCGGCGCGGTCGCGGCGGCGATGCTGGCGATCGGACCGTCCTGGTGGGCGCTGCTGCTCGCCGTGCCCGCCGCGATCCTCACCGGCCGCACCGGGTTCGTCGGCCACGACGCCGGCCACGAGCAGATCTCCAGCAAGCACAAGGTGAACCAGTTCGTCGGCCTGCTCCACGGCAACCTGATACTCGGCATGAGCTACGGCTGGTGGAACAGGAAGCACAGCGCACACCACGCCAACCCGAACCACCACGAGCTCGACCCGGACGTCCAGGTCGGCGCGCTCGCCTGGTCGAAGGACCACGCCCGCGGGCGGGAGAGCGGCGTCACCAAGTGGCTGACCCGCAACCAGGCGTACCTGTTCTTCCCCATGCTGCTGCTCGAGGGCTTCAACCTGAAGCTGTCCAGCATCGTCGCCCTGCGCGAGCGGACGCGGAACCAACGGATCATCGAGATCGCACTGCTCGTCGCGCACACCGTCGGCTACGTCGGGTTCCTGCTGTTGGTGCTGACGCCGCTGCAGGCGCTCGTGTTCGCGCTCGTGCACCACATGCTCTTCGGCCTGCACCTCGGCATGGCGTTCGCGCCCAACCACAAGGGCATGCCAGCGCCTGAGCCCGGCCAGGAGTGGGACCACCTGCAGCGGCAGGTGCTCACCTCCCGCAACGTCCGTGGTGGCGTGCTGACCGACTGGTTCCTCGGCGGGCTGAACTACCAGATCGAGCACCACCTGTTCCCCAGCATGCCGCGGGCGAACCTGCCGAAGGCCGTGCCGATCGTCCGGCAGTACTGCGCCGAGATCGGCGTGCCGTACGCCGAGGCGAGCATCGTCGGCTCGTACCGGGAGGCGATCGAGTACCTGCACGAGGTCGGCGAGCCGCTGCGGCTGGACTTCTGA
- a CDS encoding MBL fold metallo-hydrolase codes for MQPVDRMVVTTVVENYVDMLLADEPQVTRTGLAHHFDPKKTNPLGENGIALHVLLEWDRYRYQLLFDTGMSGQVLLHNAAAMDVDLDAVDHLVISHGHPDHYGGLLALLDQRTAALPISMHDDALLPRYLRLASGQVAPYYNHDLTRGAIEAHGGRQVSHDGPLEVGPGALATGPIPREVAFEQPPSSITTPNALIQLVDGEMRPDSVPDDQALVVRLGDGIVVFTGCSHAGVVNTVKHAIEITGVDRVRAVFGGFHLGFPGTPESKTDATIEELRNLDVDLLCPMHCTGMAAMMQIRAAFPDRFLLNCTGTEVVLDS; via the coding sequence ATGCAGCCAGTGGACCGCATGGTCGTCACGACGGTCGTGGAGAACTACGTCGACATGCTGCTCGCGGACGAGCCGCAGGTCACCCGCACCGGGCTTGCGCACCACTTCGACCCGAAGAAGACCAACCCGCTCGGCGAGAACGGCATCGCGCTGCACGTACTGCTGGAATGGGACAGGTACCGGTACCAGCTGCTGTTCGACACCGGCATGTCTGGGCAGGTGCTGCTGCACAACGCCGCGGCGATGGACGTCGACCTGGACGCCGTCGACCACCTGGTGATCAGCCACGGCCACCCCGACCACTACGGCGGCCTGCTCGCCCTGCTCGACCAGCGCACGGCAGCACTGCCGATCTCCATGCACGACGACGCGCTGCTGCCGCGCTACCTGCGGCTGGCGTCCGGCCAGGTGGCGCCGTACTACAACCACGACCTCACCCGTGGCGCGATCGAAGCACACGGGGGCCGGCAGGTCAGCCACGACGGCCCGCTCGAGGTCGGTCCTGGCGCGCTGGCGACGGGGCCGATACCGCGCGAGGTCGCGTTCGAGCAGCCACCATCGAGCATCACCACGCCGAACGCACTTATCCAGCTGGTGGACGGCGAGATGCGCCCCGACTCCGTACCGGACGACCAGGCGCTCGTCGTACGGCTCGGCGACGGCATCGTGGTGTTCACCGGGTGCAGCCACGCCGGCGTGGTGAACACCGTGAAGCACGCGATAGAGATCACCGGCGTCGACCGGGTACGCGCCGTCTTCGGCGGTTTCCACCTCGGCTTCCCCGGCACCCCGGAGAGCAAGACCGACGCGACCATCGAGGAGCTACGCAACCTCGACGTCGACCTGCTCTGCCCCATGCACTGCACGGGCATGGCCGCCATGATGCAGATCCGCGCGGCGTTCCCCGACCGGTTCCTGCTCAACTGCACCGGCACCGAAGTCGTCCTCGACAGCTGA
- a CDS encoding peptide ABC transporter, producing the protein MARSNPVTRRSYLRWAAVATAAGLALTGCSLSSDSGDEGDDGSKQSLTVDIPNYPASLDPGLQYDSASYTVYRNVFDQLLRRDPKTQKVVPWVADSWKRVDATTWTFKIHDGIEFSNGEELTADDAAFSINRILKKSLNSPQFANFSAISKATAKGDELTVETHEPSPTLLSYLTTLSVVPEDYVTKVGDEKFNTEPVGSGAFQITSTTSGSTVEMKANTKYWKDEPDVKKVTFRAVPNVATRVADLKSGRADIVTQLTPDDAVDLKGGGQANVLSVPTERISYLALNTAGDAPTKDVKVRQAVAHAINYPSIIKNLQHGYAKQVKSVVTPLAFGYPKDVSGYDYDPAKAKRLLKEAGSGSRTLVFPTSPSYDPQLTQAIQADLQKVGFKVKLVNSDQATFLKKVQSPKHDWGSLRFGRWSCSCLDADGVIYPLFRSDTVWSSYSNPQFDKAVDAARSTTDTAKRETEYGKAFGIMQRDVPGIGLYQDYAIYGTAKNISWKPDAQENFFVTDVEFNG; encoded by the coding sequence ATGGCGCGCTCGAACCCGGTCACCCGTCGGTCCTACCTACGCTGGGCGGCCGTCGCGACAGCGGCCGGCCTGGCCTTGACCGGCTGCTCGCTGAGCAGCGACAGCGGTGACGAGGGCGACGACGGCTCGAAGCAGTCGCTGACCGTGGACATCCCGAACTACCCGGCCAGTCTCGACCCCGGCCTGCAGTACGACTCGGCCAGCTACACGGTCTACCGCAACGTCTTCGACCAGCTGCTCCGCAGGGACCCGAAGACACAGAAGGTGGTGCCGTGGGTCGCGGACTCATGGAAGCGGGTCGACGCCACCACCTGGACATTCAAGATCCACGACGGGATCGAGTTCAGCAACGGTGAGGAGCTGACCGCCGACGACGCCGCGTTCAGCATCAACCGGATCCTGAAGAAGTCCCTCAACAGCCCGCAGTTCGCCAACTTCAGCGCCATCAGCAAGGCGACGGCGAAGGGTGACGAGCTGACCGTCGAGACCCACGAACCTTCGCCGACGCTGCTCTCGTACCTGACGACGCTCAGCGTCGTGCCCGAGGACTACGTGACGAAGGTCGGCGACGAGAAGTTCAACACCGAGCCCGTCGGCTCGGGCGCGTTCCAGATCACCTCGACCACCAGCGGCTCGACCGTCGAGATGAAGGCGAACACCAAGTACTGGAAGGACGAACCCGACGTCAAGAAGGTCACCTTCCGCGCGGTGCCGAACGTCGCCACCAGGGTAGCCGACCTCAAGTCGGGACGAGCCGACATCGTCACCCAGCTGACCCCGGACGACGCAGTCGACCTCAAGGGCGGCGGGCAGGCCAACGTGCTCTCCGTACCGACGGAACGGATCTCCTACCTCGCGCTCAACACCGCCGGCGACGCGCCCACGAAGGACGTCAAGGTGCGGCAGGCGGTCGCCCACGCCATCAACTACCCGTCCATCATCAAGAACCTGCAGCACGGGTATGCCAAGCAGGTGAAGTCCGTGGTAACCCCGCTGGCGTTCGGCTACCCGAAGGACGTCTCCGGGTACGACTACGACCCGGCGAAGGCCAAGCGACTGCTCAAGGAGGCGGGCAGCGGATCGCGCACCCTCGTCTTCCCCACGTCGCCGTCCTACGACCCGCAGCTCACCCAGGCCATCCAGGCGGACCTGCAGAAGGTCGGCTTCAAGGTCAAGCTGGTCAACTCCGACCAGGCGACGTTCCTCAAGAAGGTGCAGAGCCCGAAGCACGACTGGGGCAGCCTCAGGTTCGGCCGCTGGTCGTGCTCCTGCCTCGACGCCGATGGCGTGATCTACCCGCTGTTCCGCAGCGACACGGTCTGGTCGAGCTACTCCAACCCGCAGTTCGACAAGGCGGTCGACGCAGCCCGTAGCACCACCGACACCGCGAAGCGGGAAACCGAGTACGGCAAGGCGTTCGGCATCATGCAGCGCGACGTGCCCGGTATCGGCCTCTACCAGGACTACGCGATCTACGGCACCGCGAAGAACATCTCCTGGAAGCCGGACGCACAGGAGAACTTCTTCGTGACCGACGTCGAGTTCAACGGTTGA
- a CDS encoding ABC transporter permease subunit, translating to MRYVAGRAGQALLSIAGVSVIVFVTLRLSGDPSRLLVPDNATAEDVARVRHELGLDEPIWVQFGRYLAGLVQGDLGYSYVQHRPAFDLIMERLPFTIDLAIAALLLSLVVGIPTGMISALYRNRLPERLLMPMVLVGQSMPAFWTGILLILLLSVRFQLLPSTGVEGVQSLIMPAITLASLSMATMARITRSSFLEQLDQDYVRTARAKGVGTGRLLGRHLLRNASIPIVTLAGLELASLLGGAVITETIFAWPGIGQLTVQSIEARDFPVVQAIVLFVAIVYIVVNLLIDLLYGLIDPRASLVTSEAGA from the coding sequence CTGCGCTACGTCGCTGGTCGAGCAGGTCAGGCGCTGCTGTCGATCGCCGGCGTGTCCGTGATCGTGTTCGTCACCCTGCGGCTGTCCGGCGACCCGAGCAGGCTCCTGGTGCCGGACAACGCCACGGCAGAGGACGTAGCGAGGGTGCGGCACGAGCTCGGCCTGGACGAACCGATCTGGGTCCAGTTCGGCCGCTACCTGGCCGGTCTGGTGCAGGGCGACCTCGGCTACTCCTACGTGCAGCATCGCCCGGCGTTCGACCTCATCATGGAACGGTTGCCCTTCACCATCGACCTCGCGATCGCCGCGCTGCTGCTCTCGCTGGTCGTCGGGATCCCGACGGGCATGATCAGTGCGCTGTACCGCAACCGGCTACCGGAACGGTTGCTGATGCCGATGGTGCTCGTCGGGCAGTCCATGCCGGCGTTCTGGACGGGGATCCTGCTCATCCTGCTGTTGAGCGTGCGGTTCCAGCTGCTGCCGTCCACCGGTGTCGAGGGGGTGCAGTCGCTCATCATGCCGGCGATCACACTGGCGTCGCTGTCCATGGCGACGATGGCGCGGATCACCAGGTCGAGCTTCCTCGAACAGCTCGACCAGGACTACGTTCGGACGGCGCGCGCGAAGGGCGTAGGTACCGGCCGGCTGCTCGGCCGGCACCTGCTGCGCAACGCGTCGATACCGATCGTCACGCTGGCGGGTCTCGAGCTGGCCAGCCTGCTCGGCGGCGCGGTCATCACCGAGACGATCTTCGCCTGGCCGGGCATCGGCCAGCTGACCGTCCAGTCCATCGAGGCCCGCGACTTCCCCGTGGTGCAGGCGATCGTCCTGTTCGTCGCGATCGTGTACATCGTGGTGAACCTGCTGATCGACCTGCTCTACGGGCTGATCGACCCGCGGGCCAGCCTGGTGACGAGCGAGGCCGGCGCATGA
- a CDS encoding ABC transporter permease subunit: MNHSRATSVGCSPGPAGRTRSGCSSRCCAASRCSPSHQGCSPAPTPRSPTCRHGCCRPVRHTKARTTCSAPTSSAATCSAGWSTGPGSRWPSRSPRCSAPACSAAHSASRRRSSAASAARSADMVLSIPFFLLAILTVVVLGPSLVNVVAVLVLVRWPRYARVAFAQTLETRGRDFVRSAVAIGSTPWRVVLRHIVPEVVPSIIVVATLELGLMVIYEASLSFIGLGVQPPDPSWGSMLSDGQEYVSQAWWLATFPGLALFLLVLSVNMLGDFIRDQLDPSERSARM; encoded by the coding sequence CTGAACCACAGCAGGGCAACCTCGGTCGGCTGCTCGCCCGGGCCCGCCGGTCGTACCAGATCTGGCTGTTCCTCGCGCTGCTGTGCGGCTTCGCGTTGCTCGCCATCGCACCAGGGCTGTTCACCGGCACCGACCCCACGCAGTCCGACCTGCCGGCACGGCTGCTGCCGCCCGGTTCGACACACGAAGGCACGTACCACGTGTTCGGCACCGACCAGCTCGGCCGCGACGTGTTCAGCAGGGTGGTCTACGGGTCCAGGATCTCGCTGGCCATCTCGCTCGCCGCGGTGCTCGGCGCCGGCGTGCTCGGCAGCGCACTCGGCATCGCGGCGGCGTTCCTCCGCGGCGTCGGCGGCGCGATCGGCCGACATGGTTTTGTCGATCCCGTTCTTCCTGCTCGCGATCCTCACCGTGGTCGTGCTCGGCCCGAGCCTGGTCAACGTCGTCGCGGTGCTCGTGCTCGTACGTTGGCCGCGGTACGCGCGGGTAGCCTTCGCGCAGACGCTGGAGACGCGCGGACGTGACTTCGTCCGTTCTGCGGTGGCGATCGGCTCGACGCCGTGGCGCGTGGTGCTGCGGCACATCGTGCCCGAGGTCGTGCCGTCGATCATCGTCGTGGCGACGCTGGAACTCGGGCTGATGGTGATCTACGAGGCGTCGCTGTCGTTCATCGGACTCGGGGTGCAGCCGCCGGACCCGAGCTGGGGTTCGATGCTCTCCGACGGCCAGGAGTACGTGTCGCAGGCATGGTGGCTCGCCACGTTTCCCGGCCTCGCCCTGTTCCTGCTGGTGCTTTCTGTGAACATGCTGGGCGACTTCATCCGCGACCAGCTGGACCCGTCCGAGCGCTCGGCGCGCATGTGA
- a CDS encoding SDR family oxidoreductase has protein sequence MTETHEGQRVVITGATGVFGEWISAAFARGGAELLLTDGRAEPLEQLASRLAAQGAQVHTQPADLTSPADIEALTARCGELWGSPDALVNNAGIYPRGWLLDMTREHFQHILDVNLLAPFQLTQAVARQMIDNDVAGSIVNLSSGAAHSTQPGGGPYSTSKAAVAMFTRACALELAPYGIRVNAVSPGFAPGSEVSQLDESHIDAMTTSIPLGRTSGPQDAPEAVLFLCSDRASFITSSTITVDGGRTAGTFNAAKHGRPEERR, from the coding sequence GTGACCGAGACCCACGAGGGCCAGCGCGTCGTCATCACCGGTGCCACCGGGGTGTTCGGCGAGTGGATCTCCGCGGCGTTCGCACGCGGCGGCGCCGAGCTGCTGCTCACCGACGGACGCGCAGAACCACTGGAACAGCTCGCGAGCCGGCTGGCGGCGCAGGGCGCGCAGGTCCACACGCAGCCGGCCGACCTGACCAGCCCGGCGGACATCGAGGCGCTCACCGCTCGCTGCGGCGAGCTGTGGGGCAGCCCAGACGCGCTCGTCAACAACGCGGGCATCTACCCGCGCGGCTGGCTGCTCGACATGACGCGCGAGCATTTCCAGCACATCCTGGACGTGAACCTGCTCGCCCCGTTCCAGCTCACCCAGGCCGTCGCACGCCAGATGATCGACAACGACGTGGCCGGCAGCATCGTCAACCTCAGCTCGGGGGCGGCTCATTCGACCCAACCGGGCGGCGGCCCGTACTCCACGAGCAAGGCGGCCGTGGCGATGTTCACCCGCGCCTGCGCGCTCGAGCTCGCGCCGTACGGGATCCGGGTGAACGCGGTGTCTCCCGGCTTCGCCCCAGGCAGCGAGGTCAGCCAGCTGGACGAGAGCCACATCGATGCCATGACCACCTCGATCCCGCTGGGCCGCACGTCGGGACCGCAGGACGCGCCGGAAGCCGTGCTGTTCCTCTGTTCCGACCGGGCGTCGTTCATCACCAGCTCGACGATCACCGTGGACGGCGGCCGCACCGCCGGTACGTTCAACGCGGCCAAGCACGGCCGGCCGGAGGAGCGCCGGTGA
- a CDS encoding ATP-binding cassette domain-containing protein: protein MGEPAAASGDDVVLDVADVSVTFGERRDRLALSRVSLQLTAGKVMAVVGESGCGKSLTALTVMGLLPRDAHVVQGQVEVCGSPVVGASERQLRKLRGRDVAMVFQDPMLALNPLQPIGRQIAEPLELHTSMSRSARYARVLELLDAVGISDPRSRARQLPHEFSGGLRQRITIAIALACRPRLLIADEPTTALDVTIQAQILDLQRELTGAQDTGVLFITHDMGVVAEIADEVSVMYAGHVVESGPVRDLFAHPTHPYTRALLRSVPRPDTPTQDDLPTIAGRVPAPGEAGAGCPFEDRCEYRSAQCATRPGLDLVRAAHRVACWHPYGEEDAG, encoded by the coding sequence ATGGGTGAGCCCGCGGCCGCGTCCGGTGACGACGTCGTGCTCGACGTGGCTGACGTCTCGGTGACCTTCGGCGAACGACGCGACCGGCTCGCGCTCTCCCGGGTCTCGTTGCAGCTCACCGCCGGCAAGGTGATGGCCGTCGTCGGCGAGAGCGGCTGCGGCAAGAGCCTCACCGCGCTGACCGTGATGGGCCTGCTCCCGCGCGACGCCCACGTCGTGCAGGGACAGGTGGAGGTCTGCGGCTCACCGGTCGTCGGCGCGTCCGAGCGACAGCTGAGGAAGCTGCGCGGGCGCGACGTGGCGATGGTGTTCCAGGACCCGATGCTCGCGCTCAACCCGCTGCAGCCGATCGGCCGGCAGATCGCCGAACCGCTGGAGCTGCATACCAGCATGAGCCGGTCAGCCAGGTACGCCAGGGTGCTCGAACTGCTCGACGCCGTCGGCATCTCCGACCCGAGGTCGCGTGCGCGCCAGCTGCCGCACGAGTTCTCCGGCGGTCTGCGCCAGCGCATCACCATCGCGATCGCCCTGGCCTGCCGGCCGCGGTTGCTCATCGCGGACGAACCGACCACCGCGCTGGACGTCACCATCCAGGCGCAGATCCTCGACCTGCAGCGCGAGCTCACCGGCGCACAGGACACGGGCGTGCTGTTCATCACCCACGACATGGGCGTGGTGGCGGAGATCGCCGACGAGGTCAGCGTCATGTACGCGGGGCACGTAGTCGAGTCCGGACCGGTACGTGACCTCTTCGCCCACCCCACGCATCCGTACACCCGCGCACTGCTGCGCAGCGTCCCGCGGCCGGACACACCGACGCAGGACGATCTCCCGACCATCGCCGGCCGGGTACCCGCGCCAGGGGAAGCGGGTGCCGGGTGCCCGTTCGAGGACAGGTGCGAGTACCGCTCGGCGCAGTGCGCGACCCGCCCCGGCCTCGACCTGGTACGCGCCGCGCACCGGGTGGCCTGCTGGCACCCCTACGGCGAGGAGGATGCCGGATGA
- a CDS encoding ATP-binding cassette domain-containing protein → MTVTPTDLVEADNVTKAYSVRTRRGRRDLVAVDQVSLRIAEGKTVGLVGESGCGKSTLGRLLLNLERASSGSVTFDGQPISGLAGAEMRKVRRDVQIVFQDPYASLNSRMTVGQLVAEPFRAHGLHRERDVPAEVATLLDLVGLPPEAAKRYPRQLSGGQRQRVAIARAVALRPRFVVCDEPVSALDVSVQAQVINLLRRLQRELGLTYLFISHDLAVVRYLCDETAVMYLGHLVEQAPTAELFADPRHPYTQILLSAIPVPDPELGGDRRIRPQGEVPSPLQRPSGCAFRTRCPLATERCVTERPELRELSSGHLAACHYAETADVKGTM, encoded by the coding sequence ATGACCGTCACACCCACCGACCTCGTCGAGGCGGACAACGTCACGAAGGCCTACTCCGTACGGACCAGGCGGGGCAGGCGCGACCTGGTCGCCGTCGACCAGGTGTCGCTGCGGATCGCAGAGGGGAAGACCGTCGGCCTGGTCGGCGAGAGCGGCTGCGGCAAGAGCACGCTCGGCCGGCTGCTGCTGAACCTGGAACGCGCCAGCTCCGGCAGCGTCACGTTCGACGGGCAACCGATCAGCGGGCTTGCCGGTGCCGAGATGCGGAAGGTGCGCAGGGACGTCCAGATCGTCTTCCAGGACCCGTACGCGTCGCTCAACAGCCGGATGACCGTCGGGCAGCTCGTCGCCGAGCCGTTCCGCGCCCACGGCCTGCACCGCGAACGCGACGTGCCCGCCGAGGTCGCCACGCTGCTCGACCTGGTCGGCCTGCCGCCGGAGGCAGCGAAGCGGTACCCGCGGCAGCTCTCCGGCGGTCAGCGGCAGCGGGTCGCGATCGCCAGGGCGGTCGCCCTGCGCCCGCGCTTCGTGGTGTGCGACGAGCCGGTGTCCGCGCTCGACGTGTCCGTGCAGGCGCAGGTGATCAACCTGCTGCGGCGGCTGCAGCGTGAGCTTGGCCTCACCTACCTGTTCATCAGCCACGACCTGGCCGTGGTGCGCTACCTGTGCGACGAGACGGCCGTCATGTACCTGGGCCACCTGGTCGAGCAGGCACCCACGGCCGAGCTGTTCGCCGACCCGCGACACCCGTACACGCAGATCCTGCTCTCGGCGATTCCCGTGCCAGACCCTGAGCTCGGCGGGGACCGCAGGATCCGGCCGCAGGGCGAGGTCCCCAGCCCGCTGCAACGACCGAGTGGCTGTGCGTTCCGCACGCGGTGCCCGCTGGCCACCGAGCGCTGCGTGACCGAGCGTCCTGAGTTGCGCGAGCTGTCGTCCGGCCACCTGGCCGCCTGCCACTACGCGGAGACCGCCGACGTGAAGGGCACGATGTGA